One stretch of Penaeus vannamei isolate JL-2024 chromosome 7, ASM4276789v1, whole genome shotgun sequence DNA includes these proteins:
- the LOC113826895 gene encoding uncharacterized protein, whose amino-acid sequence MRHAHPRQIPTPAPNTHSFAKYPHLRQIPTPSPNTHTFAKYPHLRQIPIPSPNTHTRAKYPHLRQIPTPAPNTHTFAKYPLLRHIPTPSPTPHPRAKYPPPSQLPTPAPNTDTLAKYAHIRQIPTPSPNTHTRAKYPHLRQIPTPSPTTHTFAKYPHPRQIPTPSPNTHTFAKYPHPRQIPTPSPNTHTFAKYPHLRQIPTPSPNTHTRAKYPHLR is encoded by the coding sequence ATGCGACACGCCCACCCGCGCCAAATACCCACACCCGCGCCAAATACCCACTCCTTCGCCAAATACCCACACCTTCGCCAAATACCCACACCTTCGCCAAATACCCACACCTTCGCCAAATATCCACACCTTCGCCAAATACCGATACCTTCGCCAAATACCCACACCCGCGCCAAATACCCACACCTTCGCCAAATACCCACACCCGCGCCAAATACCCACACCTTCGCCAAATACCCACTCCTTCGCCACATACCCACACCTTCGCCAACTCCCCACCCCCGCGCCAAATACCCACCCCCTAGTCAACTCCCCACACCTGCGCCAAATACAGACACCTTAGCCAAATACGCACACATTCGCCAAATACCCACACCTTCGCCAAATACCCACACCCGCGCCAAATACCCACACCTTCGCCAAATACCCACACCTTCGCCAACTACCCACACCTTCGCCAAATACCCACACCCGCGCCAAATACCCACACCTTCGCCAAATACCCACACCTTCGCCAAATACCCACACCCGCGCCAAATACCCACACCTTCGCCAAATACCCACACCTTCGCCAAATACCCACACCTTCGCCAAATACCCACACCTTCGCCAAATACCCACACCCGCGCCAAATACCCACACCTTCGCTAA